In Oryzias melastigma strain HK-1 linkage group LG10, ASM292280v2, whole genome shotgun sequence, a single window of DNA contains:
- the LOC112153553 gene encoding transmembrane protein 182 encodes MRVGAAALVGGVFGVVGTLCFFLAFGTDYWLVASDNCGSYATPTPPTVDKDANKTEMASEEAVTASPSSLTLHHEGFFWRCVFQMEPSAHAVLTTLMINQPTSKLCVHGYLFPLPVALGQVPHPNYDTAAVFRGFWTVLVILGLASALAGGFLLVCGVPFISHKLYKLGGAFLITAACLFLATLLLYVLWMEAVDVARYILQERGESCPQAEVSVLYGLSFMVAAAGVPLELVSGLVFMLVGRALSGSR; translated from the exons ATGAGGGTGGGAGCTGCAGCCCTGGTTGGGGGGGTGTTCGGGGTCGTGGGGACCCTCTGTTTCTTCCTGGCCTTTGGGACAGACTACTGGCTGGTCGCCAGTGACAACTGTGGATCTTACGCCACTCCAACGCCACCGACTGTGGACAAAGATGCAAATAAGACAGAG ATGGCGTCTGAAGAAGCCGTCACCGCGTCTCCGTCTTCCCTCACTCTGCACCACGAGGGGTTTTTCTGGCGCTGTGTGTTTCAGATGGAGCCCTCAGCACACGCCGTTCTGACCACTCTCATGA TAAATCAGCCCACATCCAAGTTGTGCGTCCATGGTTACCTCTTCCCCTTACCTGTGGCTCTGGGACAGGTTCCCCATCCAAATTATGACACGGCTGCAG TGTTTCGTGGTTTCTGGACCGTGTTGGTAATCCTGGGGCTGGCTTCGGCCCTGGCTGGAGGTTTCCTTCTGGTGTGTGGCGTTCCTTTCATCAGCCACAAACTCTACAAGCTGGGCGGAGCCTTCCTCATCACTGCTG CCTGTTTGTTCCTCGCCACGCTGCTGCTGTACGTCCTGTGGATGGAGGCGGTGGACGTGGCCCGCTACATCCTGCAGGAGAGGGGAGAGTCGTGCCCACAGGCCGAGGTGTCGGTGCTCTACGGTCTGTCCTTCATGGTGGCAGCAGCCGGCGTTCCTCTGGAGCTCGTCTCCGGTTTGGTGTTCATGCTGGTGGGCCGGGCGCTGAGTGGCAGCAGATGA
- the LOC112153028 gene encoding sodium/hydrogen exchanger 2 — protein sequence MCVYPCTPLCPPVPSSCYPSMMAALWTLFWALSVCLLGCAGLTPPQAHNLPPSVGSNSSSSSGGGGLHVDAPMALRVFSLDYHHVQAPFEIVLWIMLASLAKLGFHWSGRVPAVVPESCVLIMVGLLVGGVIYGVRHSAPPTLSADSFFLFLLPPIVLDAGYFLPGRLFFENLGTILWYAVLGTFWNVLGIGLSLYGVCLLAPSSLGDISLLHCLLFSSLIAAVDPVAVLSVFQEMQVNDQLHILVFGESLLNDAVTVVLYKLFESFLRLPSVSGLDVLLGMCRVVVVGLGGLFLGLFFGLVAALTSRFTSRAQVIAPLFVFLYSYLSYLTSEMLHLSGITAIVTCAVTMKQYVEANVSERSNTSIQYFLKMWSSVSETLIFIFLGVSTIQDVHMWSWPFVCSTLLLCLFWRTTGVLLLTSVVNKLRRNAVTFRDQFIIAYGGLRGAICFSLVFLIDDFPKKKLFITTTIVVILFTVFVQGMTIKPLVELLDVKRKKKALPTVSEEIHTRLIDHLMAGMEDVVGYWGQHFWKDKFEQFNKKYLRRFLIREDQQAHSILRVYQELERRGQRGDAEASSVVDPRPPSRPLLPEEMDSIRRILSRNLQNFNKKQTRAYSRHSLHQDVATNRARKPLHRHQSVGGRYTCNTTAPQEDDERLSDSLRGRAGLSRSHTVCTRSSRRTLSDSLASTESQTQSQPENPKPEGVDQTSSDQQHPVEKTPKKQLSFNLENENQQ from the exons ATGTGTGTGTATCCGTGCACGCCTCTCTGCCCTCCTGTCCCGTCCTCATGCTATCCCAGCATGATGGCTGCACTCTGGACTCTCTTTTGGGCCTTGTCCGTTTGTCTGCTGGGATGTGCGGGTCTGACTCCTCCTCAGGCTCACAACCTGCCGCCGTCGGTGGGctccaacagcagcagcagcagcggcggtgGCGGTCTGCATGTGGACGCTCCCATGGCTCTACGGGTGTTCAGCCTGGACTACCACCATGTTCAGGCTCCCTTTGAAATCGTGCTGTGGATCATGCTGGCCTCGCTGGCCAAACTGG GTTTCCACTGGTCCGGTCGAGTCCCAGCCGTCGTCCCGGAGAGCTGTGTCCTCATCATGGTGGGCCTCCTGGTTGGCGGTGTGATCTACGGCGTCCGGCACTCGGCTCCTCCCACTCTGAGCGCCGActctttcttcctcttcctgcttCCACCCATCGTTTTGGATGCCGGATACTTCCTACCCGGCAGGCTCTTCTTTGAAAACCTGGGGACCATTCTTTG GTACGCAGTGCTGGGGACCTTCTGGAACGTGCTGGGCATCGGCCTGTCCCTGTACGGCGTTTGCCTCCTGGCTCCATCGTCTCTGGGAGACATCTCTCTGCTCCACTGCCTGCTCTTCAGCTCTCTGATCGCCGCCGTCGACCCCGTGGCCGTGCTCTCCGTCTTCCAGGAGATGCAAGTCAACGATCAGCTGCACATCCTGGTTTTTGGGGAGTCGTTGCTCAATGACGCCGTCACCGTG GTGCTGTATAAGCTGTTCGAGTCCTTCCTGCGCCTGCCATCGGTGTCGGGGTTGGATGTGCTGCTGGGGATGTgcagggtggtggtggtggggctGGGAGGGCTGTTTCTGGGCCTCTTCTTTGGCTTGGTGGCGGCCCTCACCTCTCGCTTCACCTCCAGAGCCCAGGTCATCGCCCCGCTCTTCGTCTTCCTCTACTCCTACTTGTCTTACTTGACCTCAGAGATGCTTCACCTCTCTGGAATCACGGC GATTGTGACTTGTGCCGTTACCATGAAGCAGTACGTGGAGGCTAACGTTTCGGAGCGCAGCAACACCAGCATCCAGTACTTCCTGAAGATGTGGAGCAGCGTGAGCGAAACGCTGATCTTCATCTTCCTGGGCGTGTCCACCATCCAGGACGTCCACATGTGGAGCTGGCCCTTCGTCTGCTCCACGCTGCTGCTCTGCCTCTTCTGGAGGACAACAG GCGTCCTCCTGCTGACTTCTGTCGTGAACAAGCTGAGGAGGAACGCCGTGACCTTTAGGGACCAGTTCATCATCGCTTACGGTGGTCTGAGAGGAGCCATCTGCTTCTCCCTCGTCTTCCTGATTGACGACTTCCCGAAGAAAAAGCTCTTCATCACCACGACGATTGTGGTCATCCTCTTCACCGTCTTTGTGCAG GGGATGACCATAAAGCCTCTGGTGGAGCTGCTGGAtgtgaagaggaagaagaaagctCTGCCGACAGTCAGCGAGGAGATCCACACCAga CTCATAGATCACCTGATGGCTGGGATGGAAGATGTGGTCGGTTACTGGGGTCAACACTTCTGGAAGGACAA GTTCGAACAGTTCAATAAGAAGTACCTCAGGCGCTTCCTGATCCGAGAGGACCAGCAGGCTCACTCCATCCTCAGAGTCTACCAGGAGCTGGAGAGGAGGGGTCAGAGAGGAGACGCCGAGGCCTCCTCAGT GGTCGACCCCCGTCCTCCGAGCCGCCCCCTCCTGCCAGAAGAGATGGACAGCATCCGGCGGATTCTGTCCAGAAACCtgcaaaactttaacaaaaag CAAACACGAGCTTACAGCAGACACAGCCTGCACCAGGACGTGGCCACCAACCGGGCGAGGAAGCCTCTTCACCGACACCAGAGTGTTGGAGGGAGATACACCTGCAACACAACCGCACCGCAG gaggaTGACGAAAGACTCAGTGATTCTCTGAGAGGAAGAGCAGGACTAAGCCGATCTCACACAG TGTGCACCAGGAGCTCAAGGCGGACCCTCTCTGACTCTTTGGCCTCCACAGAATCGCAGACCCAAAGTCAGCCTGAAAACCCCAAACCTGAAGGAGTGGACCAGACCTCTTCAGACCAGCAGCATCCTGTGGAGAAAACCCCAAAGAAACAACTCAGCTTTAACCTGGAGAACGAGAACCAGCAGTGA
- the si:dkey-237j10.2 gene encoding uncharacterized protein si:dkey-237j10.2, which yields MLAEGFLTSLPYREEKTFASKQKRGQTGAHRVDPLSYAVSYSRSALPQMLSAEEDLSPAQRQRAPPQLPGLFIPGYSPATTQNPVCIEDCSLLDQYPDLQVADSGRISNNPLRANSSQQDSCNPEVQLKPEVHAGSAASIPDQGYLVMGGTESVSLDLDESGLEPMSNSVLNGLLEKKLEEVYMQHLTDNLARCNSHLENSLLHGLVPPPQPGSREPYSLENSLDQGSQRDSGGKISYLSTHNVVPSSSNFSSPVLRISEAENPQMQPNVLKY from the exons ATGTTGGCGGAAGGTTTTTTGACATCACTGCCCTACAGGGAGGAGAAAACGTTTGCCTCCAAGCAGAAGAGAGGTCAGACCGGCGCTCATCGCGTGGACCCGCTGAGTTATGCCGTTTCGTACTCCAGGTCGGCGCTCCCGCAGATGCTTTCAGCTGAAGAAG ATTTAAGTCCAGCCCAGAGACAGAGAGCGCCTCCTCAGCTTCCAGGCCTCTTCATCCCTGGGTATTCCCCTGCAACAACCCAGAACCCCGTCTGCATCGAGGACTGCAGCCTCCTGGACCAGTATCCAGACCTCCAGGTGGCCGATTCGGGCCGCATATCCAACAATCCACTGAGAGCCAACTCAAGCCAGCAGGACTCCTGCAACCCCGAGGTGCAGCTGAAGCCAGAGGTCCATGCTGGGTCAGCTGCGTCCATCCCAGACCAGGGGTATCTGGTCATGGGGGGCACTGAGAGCGTCAGCCTGGACCTGGATGAGTCCGGGTTGGAGCCCATGTCCAACTCCGTGCTGAACGGGCTGCTGgagaagaagctggaggaggTTTACATGCAGCACCTGACGGATAATTTGGCTCGATGCAACTCCCATCTGGAGAACAGCCTCCTGCACGGCCTGGTGCCGCCGCCGCAGCCCGGTTCTCGGGAACCGTACTCCCTGGAGAACAGTCTGGACCAAGGTTCACAAAGAGACAGCGGTGGCAAAATAAGTTATCTGAGCACCCACAATGTCGTTCCCTCCTCATCAAACTTCAGCTCTCCAGTGTTGAGGatttctgaagctgaaaatccACAAATGCAGCCAAACGTCCTCAAGTATTAA